Proteins from one uncultured Anaeromusa sp. genomic window:
- a CDS encoding aminotransferase class I/II-fold pyridoxal phosphate-dependent enzyme has product MSFSLAASHAKGKFATDNIFGANAAAVQAEAKVGKEKVVNATIGAILDDEGVLACLPTVEKVFRALPTVDLVRYSPIPGQPAFLQAAIDMTLGEHKPEAYLDAVATAGGCGVIHHAIWNYTELGDTVLTSDWYWGPYNVLCHDALRKLDTFQLFDEKQNFNLQAFQTKVAGVLAKQDSVLIILNTPAHNPTGYSLSDAEWEGVLQVAKECAQNPAKRIILLVDAAYLEFAGENSECRAFFSKFGQLPQNLLTIVAFSMSKAFTMYGQRVGAMIGISSNKDVIQEFADINQYTSRATWSNINTPAMATMATIYHDAQLKAAVDAERQSFYHLIRERAETFVNEAAEVSLNMLPYRAGFFLSIPAKNPEAVCEKLQEDYIFAVPLAQGIRVAVCAVPAYKIKGMAEKFKQAIAKTE; this is encoded by the coding sequence GCCGCATCTCATGCGAAAGGAAAATTTGCTACTGATAATATTTTTGGCGCCAACGCGGCGGCTGTACAAGCGGAAGCTAAAGTAGGCAAGGAAAAAGTAGTCAATGCGACGATTGGCGCAATTCTTGATGATGAAGGCGTCTTGGCCTGCCTTCCTACGGTGGAAAAAGTTTTTCGCGCATTGCCTACAGTGGATTTGGTTCGTTATTCGCCCATCCCGGGACAGCCGGCTTTTTTGCAAGCGGCTATTGATATGACCTTAGGGGAGCACAAGCCGGAGGCCTACCTGGACGCAGTGGCGACTGCCGGAGGCTGCGGCGTAATTCATCATGCAATCTGGAACTATACGGAACTAGGAGATACTGTACTTACTTCCGATTGGTACTGGGGACCCTATAATGTGCTTTGTCATGATGCGCTGCGAAAATTGGATACGTTTCAGCTTTTTGATGAGAAGCAAAATTTCAATCTTCAAGCCTTCCAGACCAAGGTTGCAGGTGTGTTGGCCAAGCAGGACAGTGTACTGATTATCCTCAATACGCCGGCGCACAATCCTACCGGTTATAGTTTGAGTGATGCAGAGTGGGAAGGCGTGTTGCAGGTGGCGAAGGAATGCGCGCAAAATCCGGCTAAGCGTATTATTTTGCTGGTGGATGCGGCTTATTTGGAATTTGCCGGAGAAAACAGCGAATGTCGTGCGTTTTTTAGCAAATTTGGCCAATTGCCGCAAAATTTGCTGACCATTGTCGCTTTCAGCATGTCCAAGGCTTTTACGATGTATGGACAGAGAGTAGGGGCTATGATCGGCATTTCTTCTAACAAGGACGTCATTCAGGAGTTTGCGGACATCAATCAATATACCAGTAGGGCTACCTGGTCTAATATCAATACGCCGGCTATGGCGACGATGGCGACGATTTATCATGACGCCCAGTTAAAAGCGGCGGTGGATGCGGAGCGGCAAAGCTTTTACCATTTGATTCGGGAGCGTGCAGAGACATTTGTCAATGAAGCTGCCGAGGTTTCTTTAAATATGTTGCCGTATCGGGCAGGTTTCTTTTTATCCATTCCGGCTAAGAATCCGGAGGCTGTCTGTGAAAAACTGCAGGAAGACTATATTTTTGCAGTACCGCTTGCCCAGGGCATCCGTGTTGCGGTTTGTGCGGTTCCAGCTTATAAGATTAAAGGCATGGCGGAAAAATTCAAGCAAGCTATAGCCAAGACGGAATAA
- a CDS encoding DUF47 family protein, whose amino-acid sequence MFSLKPKEDEFFKLFVESSQLLREGALTLKRVTEDPTQLSESMRQIYELEHQADEVNDAILDRLNQTFITPLDREDIYALANMLDSGVDFIHGIIERMTLYGVTTHKAGAEELGRLLAECTEEIASACALLGNIKKNQEKILSHVRMISVLESEGDRFYRQEVARLFECTPDPIEVIKWKDILEYLENALDHSEAIADLLRGMAMKYA is encoded by the coding sequence ATGTTTTCCCTGAAACCGAAGGAAGATGAGTTTTTCAAGTTGTTTGTGGAAAGTTCTCAATTGTTGAGAGAAGGCGCGTTAACATTAAAGCGCGTTACGGAAGATCCTACTCAACTATCCGAGAGTATGCGGCAAATCTATGAATTGGAGCATCAGGCGGATGAGGTTAACGATGCCATTTTGGATCGGTTAAATCAAACCTTTATTACACCGTTAGATCGGGAAGATATTTATGCCTTGGCCAATATGCTGGATAGCGGCGTAGATTTTATTCATGGTATTATTGAAAGAATGACATTGTATGGCGTTACGACCCATAAAGCGGGTGCTGAAGAATTAGGACGCTTGCTTGCGGAATGCACGGAAGAAATTGCCAGTGCCTGCGCCTTACTTGGTAACATCAAAAAAAATCAAGAAAAAATACTAAGTCATGTGCGCATGATTAGTGTCCTTGAAAGCGAAGGAGATCGGTTTTACCGACAAGAAGTAGCGCGCTTGTTCGAATGTACTCCGGATCCGATTGAAGTGATCAAATGGAAAGATATTTTAGAGTATCTGGAAAACGCCTTGGATCATTCCGAAGCCATTGCAGACTTGCTAAGAGGGATGGCCATGAAATA